One segment of Geomonas ferrireducens DNA contains the following:
- the grpE gene encoding nucleotide exchange factor GrpE, producing MDKKKHDAHQHDKKAEAHSEENVELTQPLSDADRIKELEEALAAKGLESAANWDKYLRERADLENYRKRVQKEKEEILKYGNEQIVLEVLPALDNLERAIEHASEEDPIIEGVRLTLSMLLSTLKKFGVTPIETPQGTPFDPQYHQAMTQVPAPDQEPNTIVNVFQKGYMINDRLLRPAMVTVAVKA from the coding sequence ATGGACAAGAAAAAACACGATGCGCACCAGCACGATAAGAAGGCGGAAGCCCATTCCGAGGAAAACGTGGAACTGACGCAGCCGCTTTCCGACGCGGATCGTATCAAAGAACTGGAAGAGGCGCTCGCCGCCAAGGGACTCGAGTCCGCAGCGAACTGGGACAAGTACCTGCGCGAGCGGGCCGATCTTGAGAACTACCGGAAGAGGGTGCAGAAGGAGAAAGAGGAGATCCTCAAGTACGGCAACGAGCAGATCGTGCTCGAGGTACTCCCGGCGCTGGACAACCTGGAGCGCGCCATCGAACACGCGAGCGAAGAAGACCCCATCATCGAGGGGGTGAGGCTCACGCTCAGCATGCTCCTTTCCACCCTGAAGAAGTTCGGCGTAACGCCGATCGAAACGCCGCAGGGAACCCCCTTCGACCCGCAGTACCACCAGGCGATGACCCAGGTCCCCGCCCCGGACCAGGAGCCGAACACCATCGTGAACGTGTTCCAGAAGGGGTACATGATCAACGACCGCCTGCTCCGCCCGGCAATGGTCACCGTAGCCGTAAAGGCTTAG